Sequence from the Paenibacillus tundrae genome:
GCACAGAACAGCACTTGTGGCAGATCCCGTTCCAGTAGCTTCGCAATCTCCTCACGGATCAATTCGGAATAGGTACCGAATACCACCTGCACATTGCCTCCACCGAGCTTGATTAACCCAGCCGAGCCCATGCTCTTCATCGCACCCGTATCAATCAGGCGATCATCGTGCACCGTCAGACGAAGACGTGTGATACACGCCTCCACCTGCACAATGTTACTCTTGCCACCCAGCGCTTCCAAAATCAAAGGAGCCTGATAAGGAATATTGCCTACCCAATCCTCTAACATCGAACCTTCTTCACGTCCTGGCGTAGGAATCTTAAATGTACGAATCGCCCAGCGGAATAAGAAGTAATAGACTAGCCCATATAGTATGCCAATCGGGATAAGCTTCCAAGCATTCTCTGATAGATGGAAATTGAGTATGTAATCAATTATACCTGCCGAGTACGAGAACCCGTGGCGTATATCAAGCCAATAACTAATCCACATCGCAACACCAGACATCACCGCATGCACAATAAACAGATAAGGAGCTGCAAATAAAAAGGCAAACTCAATTTGCTCAGATACTCCTGTTAGGAAACAGACTAATGCTGAAGTAAGAAATGTTTTCTTAATCTTCGGCTTCAAGTCTTCCCGAGCTTCCTGAATAATGGCAAACGCAATCGCTGGAATAGCGAACATCATGATTGGGAACAACCCAGCCATGAAGAAACCTGCCGATGGATCACCTGCAAAGAAACGAGGCAAATCCCCCTGTACAATGTTTCCGTCAGGCGTCTCAAACGTCCCCAATTGAAACCAGAATACATTGTTCAGCAGATGATGTAAGCCAAAAGCAACCAATACTCTGTAGAGCACGCCATAGATGAACAAGCCAAAGCCACCGAGACTGTATTCCCATGTGGCAACCGCATTCAATCCATGCTGTAGTATTGGAGCGATCCATAACATAAAACAGGAGAACAGCGCCGAGCAGAGCCCAACGATGAGCAAGACGAACCTCGAACCGCCAAAAAATTGCAAAATCTCTGGCAGCTTAATACTTTTAAACCGGTTATGCATTACCCCAGCCAGTGCGCCGAGTATAATTCCGATTAAGGAAGCAGGCTGAACGGTGCCATCACCAAAATTGCGAGTCACTTGATCATATATGACGATACCAGCCAGTGCAGCGAGTCCCGCTTGTCCGGCCTGGTTGGAGAGTCCCAGCGCTACACCGACCGCAAATAAATAGGGCAAAAAATAAAAAATACCGTGTCCAGCCACGGTAGACACTTCACCAACAACTTTTATCCCCCAGGCGTCCCAGGGTAAACTGCCAACACTAAGCAATATTGCGGCGGCGGGCAGGACCATTGTAGGCAGCATTACCGCTCTTCCGAGCTGCTGCAAGGATCCGAGCCAATTCATGGCGACCTCTCCTTTCTATCCTTGATGGTAAGCTTTAAGAAACATTTTGTCAAAGCAAAACAGCAACCTACTGTAAAGTTAATTAGACTCCGCAATCACATACCAAAAAGACCACATACTGATGTGGCCATAACAATAACAAAACGTAATATATTCTCCAGAAAGGCAAGATGCTAAGCTAAGCCTTATGATGCTATATTCGCGATCACCCTAATGCAGTTATGCTACAAAAAAGAAATATCCCGTTAACTTATTGTCCGTTAACGGGATTCTCTACGTGCATAGTCTGATCCTATAGAACGTACTTTCCTAACACCTGGCATAACACAATACCAGACCGCCGCAAAACGACGGAAATGGCGCTTAGTCGCGTCCAGCACCGCGCAGAACGATGGAATCTTCGACCTTGATACAACGATTCGTAACAGCCTTCAGACCGTTCTCAGCCGCAATATGCACTGCTTCATCATTATGGATACCCAGCTGCAGCCACAATACGTTAGCTTTGATCGCCGCAGCCTCTCGTGCTACATCAGCACAATACTCTTCTCGACGAAACACATTAACGATATCTACTGGCTCTGGAATATCTGCGAGCGTGGCGTACACCGTTTCTCCAAGAATCTCACCTTGCACCTGAGGGTTCACAGGAATGATGCGATATCCTCTGCTCTGCATAGCTTCAGCAACCATGTAGGATGTGCGATCTGATTTGTCTGATAAACCAACGACTGCGATGTTGCCTGCATTACGTAAAATTTGTCCAATTTCTTCACGAGTAGGGTTGTTAAATTCCATGTTCAAGCACCATCCTTTTCTGCTTACAGATATCAGCTGATTTCCAACTTCGATGCTGATCATACCGCCAGGCATGTTTCGTACTCACAAGCGGACTTCTGGAACTACCTCTGAACGTGAGTGTTATTTTACTCTTTTACCCATTGTACGGAGGCACCAAGCGCCTGCAAGTGATCAAAGTATTGTGGGTAAGACTTGGCTACATGGTGTGCATCCCGAATGCGGAGCGGTTGCTTGGCACGAAGTCCAACAACGGTTAGAGCCATGATGACCCGATGATCATAATGAGCATTAATCTCAACGCCACCTTCGACGCCTTCTGGACGTCCATGCACGATGATCTCAGCCTGACGCTCTTCAACGTTCGCACCCGCCTTACGAAGCTCATTCAAGTAATCCGTAATTCGGTCACATTCCTTATAGCGTAGGTTCTCTACATTATAAAACCGTGAAGTTCCTTCCGCAAACACAGCCGCCGCTACCATGGCCAGAACAGCATCTGTTGCAGCATCTCCATCGAATTCAATTGCCTTTAATTTCCCGTTACCCTGTACGTGTACAACATTGTTCTCATGTGTGAGTGGCACTTCCATAATGCGCAGTACATCCACGATGGCACGTTCCCCTTGCTTGCTCTGTTCCATCAAACGCAAGATTTTTACATCCGATTGTGTCACTGCTGCTGCCGCGAGAACTGCTGCTGAACCTGGGTAGTCTCCTTGGACGGTATACGTCTGTGGTTGGTATGACTGGCCGCCAGGTACACGGAAGGACATATAATCATCGCTTGCATGGATAACGATTCCTGCTTGCTCCAATACCTCCAGCGTTTGTCCGATCACGACCTTGGATTTCAGGTCATTCAGCACTTCAATTGTGCTGTCTTCTGCTAGCATAGGTGTTACAAAGAGTAATGCACTGAGATATTGGGAGCTCACAGAACCGGATACACGGATATGCCCACCTTTGGGCTTGCCACCTTTGATTGTAATAGGTAGACGTCCTTGTTCATGCTGAACCTCCACACCAAGTTGTCCCAAGGCATCGATCAGATCATCATGTGGCCGCTTGCCGAGTGAATCTGGATACGTATTAACAAAAGTAACCTCAGGACATAATGCCGTTACACCCATCAGAAAACGTAAAACAGCACCTGCATTACCTACATTCAGTTCACGTACATCGCGTGGACTGCTACCGAAACCTTGGATTACGATTTTGCTATCGTCTTCTTCCAGAACTGCACCTAGATCACGAATACATCTACGCATCGCGTCACTATCTTCACTATGCGCAGGGAAATGGATGGTGCTTGTGCCTTCTGCCAATGCAGCAGCTAGCAAATAACGTGTTGTGTAGTTTTTGGAGGACAAGGCTCCAATTTCCCCTTTCAGGGAGGGAGTAGGTGTTACGATAACGTCCATGAATGAATTCTCCTTCATTATTCAAATTAATTAAACACTAGAATCATACCCGAGGGCATCTTGCTTAAATTGACATTCCCTGCATCGCTTGGGTATCATTATAAGCGTTAAGTCGATACAGAAAAGAGGATCTGAATATGACGCAAATTGCTGAAATTGAAACGTCTGAGCTACGCCGCCGTTTACAGGCTGGCGAGAAGTTGCAGATGATAGACGTCCGCGAGGACGAAGAGGTCGCACAAGGCATGATTGAGGGAGCGAAGCACATCCCCCTAGGACAAATTCCAGACAGATTGTCTGAAATTGAAAAGTCTGGTGAGATTGTCCTCATCTGTCGCAGTGGTTATCGCAGCGAGCGTGCTGCTGAATATCTGCAACAACTTGGCTACGAAGGCTGCACCAACATGGTTGGCGGCATGCTGCAATGGCAACAGGAAGACTAATTGAACGAGCCGATCGGCTCGTTTTTTCTTTAACCTGTACTTCCCACACCTCTATCGAAAACATACAACGATTACAGGCTTAGACGCGGTAATGCGCTAAAATTAAACGAGTCACTTCTGCCGCGGATAACGACGTGGTATCCACCGTGTAATGTGCAAACCGATATGCGTCTTTGCGTTCCTCCATAATCGTCTGAATCCGTTCCTCCGCATTGCCTGCCAGTAATGGACGATTGTCACAACCACTCACACGCTCTACAATCACTGCGGGATCTGCAGTCAGCGCAACGACCCAGCCATTCTTAGACATCACATCACAGTTGTCAGCACGCAGTACAACACCGCCTCCAGTTGCAATGACCTGTGCCTTCTTCTCTAGTACAGAGCACAGCACCCGACTCTCTGCATCCCGAAAGTAAGTCTCACCTTTACCTGTGAACAATTCAGGAATGGTGCAACCTTCCTCTTTCTCCACTGCGGCGTCCACATCAACCAACCGATAGCCTAGTTCTCGTGCAAGCAGATCTGCAACTGTTGATTTGCCGGTCCCCATCATACCGATGAGTATAATATTGTTAGCCTTGCTCAAAAGGTACACTCCTTTATTCCAAGAGGTTATTCAAAAAGTTCGCTTTGGATGACGAAACATCATTTTGAATTCGCATTTCAAGCATTTCTTGAGCACTTTTGTCCTATCATAACACAGCCCTGCTAACTGGGGAAGGCTAGAGCGCCGACGGCAGAGGTCAGAGCCATCTATGACCTTCTGTATGAAATAAAAAAGACCCACAACTCGGCATTGCCGAAATTGTGGGTCTTTGTGTCAGAGGTAATTTCCGCTCTAAAACTACTCCATCCAGTTGTGGTGGAAGCTGCCTTCTTTGTCCAAACGTTTGAACGTGTGTGCACCGAAGTAGTCACGTTGTGCTTGCAACAGGTTTGCAGGCAAACGCTCTGTACGGTAGCTATCGTAGTAGGACAGCGCGCTGGAGAAGCCAGGAACCGGAATTCCTTGTTGTACAGCAGCTGCCACGACTTCACGCCATGCGCCTTGGTAAGATTCAACGATGTTTTGGAAGTATGGATCTAAGAGCAGGTTTTTGAGTGCTGCGTCTTTATCATATGCTTCTTTGATGTTTTGCAAGAACTGTGAACGGATGATGCAGCCACCACGGAAGATCATAGCGATGTTACCGTATTTCAGATCCCAGCCATACTCATCGGATGCAGCACGCATCTGAGCGAAGCCTTGAGCATAGGATACGATTTTACTTGCAAAGAGTGCTTTACGCACGTTTTCAATGAAGGCTTTTTTGTCGCCAGAGAATGCTTCTGTCGCAGGACCATTCAGAATTTTGCTTGCTGCTACGCGCTCGTCTTTCATCGCAGACAAGAAACGGGAAAATACGGATTCAGTAATCATGGACAGTGGTACGCCGAGATCAAGCGCACTTTGGCTTGTCCATTTACCTGTTCCTTTTTGTCCAGCTGCATCCAAGATCACGTCTACCATTGGTTTGCCTGTTTCTGGATCGTATTTGGAGAAGATGTCTGCTGTAATTTCGATCAGGTAGCTATCCAGCTCTCCTTGGTTCCATTCTGTGAAGATTTCATGCAACTCTTCTACGGAAACGTTAAGTACGGATTTGAGCAGGTGGTATGCTTCCCCAATCAATTGCATATCACCGTATTCGATACCATTGTGAACCATTTTGACATAGTGTCCTGCACCGTCTGGTCCGATATATGTACAACAAGGGTCATCGCCGACTTTAGCTGAGATTGCTGTCAGAATCGGCTCTACTAATTTGTAAGCACTCTCTTGTCCACCTGGCATAATGGAAGGCCCTTTCAATGCACCCTCTTCACCACCAGATACGCCTGTACCGATGAAACGAATACCTTTGTCTTCCAGCTCTTTGCTGCGACGTTGGGTATCAGGGAAGTATGCATTTCCTCCATCAATGATGATGTCGCCTTCATCCAAATGAGGTAGCAATTGTTCAATGGTTGCGTCAGTCGCTTTACCTGCTTGAACCATGATCAAAATTTTGCGTGGGGATTCCAGGGATGCTACGAATTCTTCAATCGAGAACGTACCTGTCAGATTTTTACCCTCGGCCTCTTTCAGAAGATCCTCTGTTTTCTCTTGGGAACGGTTATATACCGACACCGTGAAACCTCTGCTTTCAATGTTAAGGGCCAAATTCTTGCCCATGACAGCCAGTCCGATTACGCCGATCTGTTGTTTAGTCATCTGGTCTCCCATCCTTTACTCCAATTGATTTTTAATGATATTGTCTCTCAACAACACTCTCATTTTAACGGTTTTACGTATAGAAGTGAACCCCGCAGAGCGTCCACACAACGAGAAAACGCCTCAATCAGCCGAGGTGTTCATCGTATTTTCATAATTACCTAGGATGGGGCGGACGTGGAGAAAACGAATCTTTGGAGCAAATCTTCTCCTATACAGCAATAAAAGCCCTGGCGTGTGCCGGGGCTTTGTTTACAAGTGTAGTCTAAAATGGGTATGTTTCATGCTTCCAGCATCAACAGATGTCCGGATAACCGCTGCAATACTTCGCGGCAAGCGTTTGCCTTTTCCATATTATTGAGCTGTATAGCGTTATGCAAACGTTCCAGTTCATCGTCCACTTCCATGCGCAACAGCATTAATCGCTCCTCGCCTTCACGCGAGAGGAACATTTCTTCCATCTCTTCCGCCGTAGGCGCAGGTTCCTTTTGAAAAATAACACGTTGCTTGAACCCAGATACCTCCACCAAACGAATCACTTCACCAAATAAAATGTTCTCTACCGTCATCTGCTGATCCTTGAATCGTTTTACAACCGCATGCCCTCTTGTGTCACCAATAAGCTTCTCCAGCCATTCCGCTAGCTTCGCGTCTTTGATGATGTAATCACCTGTCATTTTGTAGTTGCCACTGCGTGTTTGTTGAAAACGGAGCTTTACCAGCTTACGCCCAGTGCGGACTGACAAGATAAAGAAGGATTCGTCCTCGCTCCAATATAGTGAATAGCCCTCACGAATAAGGTCTTTGATCAAATTTTGGATATGCCGACGGTTGAACCGCAGCTCCAGATTGCAATATTCAACTTCATAACTCTTATTCACGGCACTCCCCTCCATCTGTACCGGATCTACACCGGTTCGCTTCTTACATCGCTTTTTACATGGCTTCTTCTACATCGGCTTACCCTATTTTATACTTCATTTTATGTAAGGGTACTTGGTTATTTGACTATTTTTCACCGAATCAACCCAGTGATCAGACCTTTCCGCAAGCGCACAGGGGCAAGCCCCCTGATTTTCATGATATAATAGACGCGAAATGGAGGAATACAGATGGATTTTTCCGGTTTTAACAGTCGCGATTTTGATGTATTTCAAGTTCCTGGGCTAGAGCCACGTATGGAGATGCTGATTGAACGAGTTCGTCCGAAGCTGGAAGCACTTGGTACAGAGCTTGCACCTTACCTCACTGAATTGTGCGGGGAAGAGATGTTTGTGCATGTCGCCAAACACGCACGTCGTACCGTCAATCCTCCCATAGATACATGGGTTGCCTGGGGATCTTCCAAACGGGGATATAAAGCACTGCCTCACTTTGAGGTGGGCATGTTCGATACACATGTGTTTGTCATTTTCGCTGTCATCTACGAAAGTCCGAACAAAATTACGTTTGCCGAAGCACTGGAGCGTGAGTTGGATGAGGTGCGCCGCAATCTGCCTGGAGAGTTCTATTGGTCGATGGATCATATGGATCCACAGGGTACATTTCATAAGGATATGAAGTCTGAGGATTATGACAAGATCATCACTAAGCTTAAGACGGTTAAAAAAGCTGAGGTTATGTGTGGTCTTCGTATTGAGCGAGATGACCCACTTGCTGCAGATGGGGAACAATTACTCAAAACGATACGTTCCACCTTCAAGACGTTACTACCGTTATACAGAATGTCTTTCTAATAATAACAAAGGGAATGTCACAACCGATCTGGTTGACGACACTCCCTTTTTTTTGAATTGAGCCCTTTACTCATTAAAATGCGCTATTTGGCAGGTGCTGTACGATATGGATTGCGTGACAATATAAAATGCACGATCGCAAGTCCAGCCATCACAATCGCGCTACCGATAAATGGTGCTGGGTGGCTGATATGATCCCACAACAAGCCTGAGACGATCGGTCCAACCACCATGCCTGACCCTTGTAATGCAAGGAAAAAGCCCCAGATGGCACCTCGTTCTCCTTTGGGAATAAGTGTGGCTACAAATGCGTTCCACGCCGGCAAAATCATAGCGTAACTAACTCCAACGAGCATTACAATTCCAAAGACCACCGGTATGGCGGTAATGGAAGCGAACGCGAACAAACTTGCGGATGCCATCAAAAAACCGATGTGCAAAAACACGGATGTTCCGAACCGATCCACCATTTTCCCTACGGGCAGCAATGCAATCACGGTAATGCCCCCACCCGCAATCAGTAACAGGCTGTAGAGATTGGGTGAGATATGCAGGTCGGTACGCGTATACAGTGTAATGACCGGACTGAGTAAGCCAATAACAAACGATTGCATAAACAATGCAGGGTATACGAGCGGGTTCACATTAAGTGTACTTCGCACACGCTGTAACGTGCCTTGAATGCTTCTTTTGAGCTTAATAAACGGTGTAAGCAGGTTCGGCTTGGGTGGGTAATGTGCAGGATGGCTCATTGTCTCTCCATGAGCTTGCTCCCCTTCCACAACGACGCGTCCTGGCAAGATTAAGGCGACTAGAATGACCAGAATGGCACAGCCCATCAACACTAGAAAGACCATACGATAATCATGATGAGTACGCTCTAGCAGCCAGTTCATGCCCACAGGTCCAAGTCCCGTCCCTCCAAGAGCCGCCATTTCAAGCGCACCCATTGCTGTGCCATTTTTGTTCTGTGGTCCTGACATCGCCGTCACACCTGTCATGGCGCAAGGCCAGAGCGGTGAAGTCCCTATTCCCAGAATGAGACAAGCCATGGCCAGTCCGAAGGCACTTTTGAAAAATATAATCATAATGACCGCAATCAACGTACAGATTAAAGCCGTCACCATCGTTGCACGAAACCCTATTCGTTCGGCTGCCCAGCCCGAGGGCGCACGGAATAGATTATCACCCAAATATTGAAGGGCAAATGCTACACCAATCACACCTGCTGACAACCCCAAAA
This genomic interval carries:
- a CDS encoding glucose PTS transporter subunit IIA, giving the protein MNWLGSLQQLGRAVMLPTMVLPAAAILLSVGSLPWDAWGIKVVGEVSTVAGHGIFYFLPYLFAVGVALGLSNQAGQAGLAALAGIVIYDQVTRNFGDGTVQPASLIGIILGALAGVMHNRFKSIKLPEILQFFGGSRFVLLIVGLCSALFSCFMLWIAPILQHGLNAVATWEYSLGGFGLFIYGVLYRVLVAFGLHHLLNNVFWFQLGTFETPDGNIVQGDLPRFFAGDPSAGFFMAGLFPIMMFAIPAIAFAIIQEAREDLKPKIKKTFLTSALVCFLTGVSEQIEFAFLFAAPYLFIVHAVMSGVAMWISYWLDIRHGFSYSAGIIDYILNFHLSENAWKLIPIGILYGLVYYFLFRWAIRTFKIPTPGREEGSMLEDWVGNIPYQAPLILEALGGKSNIVQVEACITRLRLTVHDDRLIDTGAMKSMGSAGLIKLGGGNVQVVFGTYSELIREEIAKLLERDLPQVLFCAPVQGKMLPIEEVPDQIFAAKLVGDGVAFVPERGELVSPVFGTIMHLYPTMHALGISTREGLEVLLHIGIDTSQLKGHFEAFVQEGDTVEPGQLLIKFDLAVLREQAASLTTPMVITNPDRVKSWSFAPFKQVKKGQASVMSVVLYDRNVGGVE
- a CDS encoding CoA-binding protein, which codes for MEFNNPTREEIGQILRNAGNIAVVGLSDKSDRTSYMVAEAMQSRGYRIIPVNPQVQGEILGETVYATLADIPEPVDIVNVFRREEYCADVAREAAAIKANVLWLQLGIHNDEAVHIAAENGLKAVTNRCIKVEDSIVLRGAGRD
- the aroA gene encoding 3-phosphoshikimate 1-carboxyvinyltransferase translates to MDVIVTPTPSLKGEIGALSSKNYTTRYLLAAALAEGTSTIHFPAHSEDSDAMRRCIRDLGAVLEEDDSKIVIQGFGSSPRDVRELNVGNAGAVLRFLMGVTALCPEVTFVNTYPDSLGKRPHDDLIDALGQLGVEVQHEQGRLPITIKGGKPKGGHIRVSGSVSSQYLSALLFVTPMLAEDSTIEVLNDLKSKVVIGQTLEVLEQAGIVIHASDDYMSFRVPGGQSYQPQTYTVQGDYPGSAAVLAAAAVTQSDVKILRLMEQSKQGERAIVDVLRIMEVPLTHENNVVHVQGNGKLKAIEFDGDAATDAVLAMVAAAVFAEGTSRFYNVENLRYKECDRITDYLNELRKAGANVEERQAEIIVHGRPEGVEGGVEINAHYDHRVIMALTVVGLRAKQPLRIRDAHHVAKSYPQYFDHLQALGASVQWVKE
- a CDS encoding rhodanese-like domain-containing protein produces the protein MTQIAEIETSELRRRLQAGEKLQMIDVREDEEVAQGMIEGAKHIPLGQIPDRLSEIEKSGEIVLICRSGYRSERAAEYLQQLGYEGCTNMVGGMLQWQQED
- a CDS encoding shikimate kinase, yielding MSKANNIILIGMMGTGKSTVADLLARELGYRLVDVDAAVEKEEGCTIPELFTGKGETYFRDAESRVLCSVLEKKAQVIATGGGVVLRADNCDVMSKNGWVVALTADPAVIVERVSGCDNRPLLAGNAEERIQTIMEERKDAYRFAHYTVDTTSLSAAEVTRLILAHYRV
- the gndA gene encoding NADP-dependent phosphogluconate dehydrogenase, with the translated sequence MTKQQIGVIGLAVMGKNLALNIESRGFTVSVYNRSQEKTEDLLKEAEGKNLTGTFSIEEFVASLESPRKILIMVQAGKATDATIEQLLPHLDEGDIIIDGGNAYFPDTQRRSKELEDKGIRFIGTGVSGGEEGALKGPSIMPGGQESAYKLVEPILTAISAKVGDDPCCTYIGPDGAGHYVKMVHNGIEYGDMQLIGEAYHLLKSVLNVSVEELHEIFTEWNQGELDSYLIEITADIFSKYDPETGKPMVDVILDAAGQKGTGKWTSQSALDLGVPLSMITESVFSRFLSAMKDERVAASKILNGPATEAFSGDKKAFIENVRKALFASKIVSYAQGFAQMRAASDEYGWDLKYGNIAMIFRGGCIIRSQFLQNIKEAYDKDAALKNLLLDPYFQNIVESYQGAWREVVAAAVQQGIPVPGFSSALSYYDSYRTERLPANLLQAQRDYFGAHTFKRLDKEGSFHHNWME
- a CDS encoding YktB family protein, whose protein sequence is MDFSGFNSRDFDVFQVPGLEPRMEMLIERVRPKLEALGTELAPYLTELCGEEMFVHVAKHARRTVNPPIDTWVAWGSSKRGYKALPHFEVGMFDTHVFVIFAVIYESPNKITFAEALERELDEVRRNLPGEFYWSMDHMDPQGTFHKDMKSEDYDKIITKLKTVKKAEVMCGLRIERDDPLAADGEQLLKTIRSTFKTLLPLYRMSF
- a CDS encoding MFS transporter; this encodes MQTNTKPAKILRSPFFIAMWLTLFLVEIIKGALLVAVLPVYMDNILGLSAGVIGVAFALQYLGDNLFRAPSGWAAERIGFRATMVTALICTLIAVIMIIFFKSAFGLAMACLILGIGTSPLWPCAMTGVTAMSGPQNKNGTAMGALEMAALGGTGLGPVGMNWLLERTHHDYRMVFLVLMGCAILVILVALILPGRVVVEGEQAHGETMSHPAHYPPKPNLLTPFIKLKRSIQGTLQRVRSTLNVNPLVYPALFMQSFVIGLLSPVITLYTRTDLHISPNLYSLLLIAGGGITVIALLPVGKMVDRFGTSVFLHIGFLMASASLFAFASITAIPVVFGIVMLVGVSYAMILPAWNAFVATLIPKGERGAIWGFFLALQGSGMVVGPIVSGLLWDHISHPAPFIGSAIVMAGLAIVHFILSRNPYRTAPAK